A region from the Caldalkalibacillus thermarum genome encodes:
- a CDS encoding nitroreductase family protein, protein MNPHAKPIPAIKLTFSGYYAQGANHQHWIKNAGVIIVACANLKRTTARYGEPGREWALLDAAAAIQNMLLTAIALGLSGCWVGGFHEEQLQRLLNIPPYVKPVGLLPLGYAAEKPKRKNRMPLKWVTHKNRYNFPYFLNP, encoded by the coding sequence ATGAACCCACATGCGAAACCAATTCCTGCCATTAAACTCACCTTTTCCGGTTATTATGCCCAAGGAGCCAACCACCAGCACTGGATAAAAAATGCCGGCGTCATCATTGTTGCCTGCGCCAACTTGAAGCGGACGACGGCCCGGTATGGTGAGCCCGGTCGGGAATGGGCTCTGCTAGATGCGGCGGCAGCCATTCAAAACATGCTTCTGACTGCGATCGCGCTGGGATTATCCGGTTGTTGGGTCGGCGGATTTCATGAAGAACAGCTGCAGCGGCTGTTAAACATCCCGCCCTATGTGAAACCGGTTGGCTTGTTGCCGTTGGGCTATGCGGCGGAAAAACCGAAACGCAAGAACAGGATGCCTTTAAAATGGGTGACTCATAAAAATCGCTACAATTTTCCATATTTCCTGAATCCGTGA
- a CDS encoding nitroreductase family protein, which produces MENIYLLEAMNGIVNTRRYLDRPIPERIEEELFYAFSLGPSMANTQPWELIVTAGQEQRKKVVDATLDPFLTEGSYGGQPWIAEAPLLFVVCIEKRRALARLGEAGMTFAMQDAFGAIQNFRLLAAMHGLCTASVREFDAGRLRDSLELPWYMEPVAIITAGYSEEEKEIPPRLPISEIVHKGKWQ; this is translated from the coding sequence ATGGAAAACATCTACCTGCTTGAGGCCATGAACGGTATCGTCAATACCCGCCGCTATCTTGATCGTCCGATTCCGGAAAGGATAGAAGAAGAATTGTTTTATGCCTTTTCCCTGGGGCCGTCCATGGCCAATACGCAGCCATGGGAATTGATCGTAACGGCAGGGCAGGAACAGCGCAAAAAGGTTGTGGATGCTACGCTGGATCCGTTTTTAACCGAAGGAAGTTATGGCGGACAACCCTGGATTGCGGAAGCTCCGCTCTTGTTTGTGGTCTGTATTGAAAAAAGGCGGGCCTTGGCCAGGTTGGGCGAAGCGGGGATGACGTTTGCCATGCAGGATGCATTCGGCGCGATTCAGAACTTTCGTTTGCTGGCTGCCATGCATGGATTGTGCACCGCGTCTGTTCGGGAATTTGATGCCGGGCGCTTGCGGGACAGCCTGGAGCTTCCGTGGTACATGGAGCCGGTGGCCATCATCACCGCCGGGTACAGCGAAGAGGAAAAGGAGATCCCTCCGCGGCTGCCGATATCCGAAATTGTACACAAGGGGAAGTGGCAATGA
- a CDS encoding sigma 54-interacting transcriptional regulator, with the protein MKRPKILLVTKDRRTYRVFYEQIADFFQDSKWPYTINGIHLVVNQTPIEIGREKAGVVTAFQDVTKIQQLEQDLRKELQAKGLSARYSVAHIVGNSARIQETLRILQKIAKTDQTVLILGENGTGKELFAHSIHDLSPRRNGPFLPVNFAGLPESLAESELFGYEEGAFTGAKKGGKPGLFELAHNGTIFLDEIGDASPALQALLLRVLQEKQVMRIGGRRMIPINVRVIAATNKDLKKMVEEGKFRQDLFYRLFVLPLRVPPLRERKEDIPLLVDHFLKEFCTAKVYIADEVMENLVAYHWPGNIRELISVIQYMTRKNEVGTFFAYKLVRVNFLKKETFTVHIARVEAKVIRTPFHGSFKTTYGEMAPYQEHLIVRITTDSGLTGIGEASPLPFFTGETAETMKIVVERELAPAILGKNIFFLREIHRIMNRVLGQASGAKSAIDLALWDLQGKMLALPVCHLFGGEPGKPVPVAYVLGDDTPDAMARQAREKVSQGFNTIKIKIGSDPKKDIEAVAKIREAVGPGVRLRVDANQGYTVKTAVQVIREISRYAIDYRD; encoded by the coding sequence ATGAAAAGGCCTAAGATTCTGCTTGTGACCAAAGATCGCAGAACCTATCGCGTATTCTATGAACAAATTGCCGATTTTTTTCAGGATTCGAAGTGGCCATATACCATTAACGGGATACACTTGGTCGTCAACCAGACGCCGATCGAAATCGGCCGGGAGAAAGCGGGGGTTGTGACCGCTTTTCAGGATGTAACCAAAATACAACAGTTGGAACAGGACTTGCGCAAGGAACTGCAGGCCAAGGGTCTTTCCGCCAGATATTCGGTCGCCCATATTGTGGGAAACAGTGCCAGGATTCAGGAAACGCTCCGCATTTTGCAAAAGATTGCCAAAACGGATCAGACGGTATTAATTTTGGGGGAAAACGGAACAGGGAAAGAGCTGTTTGCCCATTCCATCCACGATCTTTCCCCGCGCAGGAATGGGCCCTTTCTTCCGGTGAATTTTGCCGGGCTACCGGAATCGCTGGCGGAAAGCGAACTTTTCGGCTATGAGGAGGGGGCGTTTACCGGGGCGAAAAAAGGGGGAAAACCGGGTTTATTTGAATTGGCCCACAACGGCACGATTTTCCTTGACGAGATTGGCGATGCTTCGCCGGCTTTGCAGGCTTTGCTCTTGAGAGTCCTGCAGGAAAAGCAGGTGATGAGAATCGGCGGGCGGCGGATGATCCCGATTAATGTGCGCGTCATCGCTGCGACCAACAAGGACTTGAAGAAAATGGTGGAGGAAGGGAAATTCCGCCAGGACCTTTTTTATCGATTGTTTGTCCTTCCGCTGCGGGTTCCTCCCCTGCGGGAACGAAAAGAGGACATTCCGCTGCTTGTCGATCATTTTCTTAAAGAATTTTGTACGGCAAAAGTCTACATTGCGGATGAAGTGATGGAAAACTTGGTTGCGTATCATTGGCCGGGTAACATAAGGGAATTGATCAGCGTCATCCAATATATGACCAGAAAAAATGAAGTTGGCACGTTTTTTGCTTATAAACTGGTACGAGTCAATTTTTTAAAAAAGGAGACATTTACCGTGCATATTGCCAGAGTGGAGGCAAAGGTCATCCGGACGCCGTTTCACGGCAGTTTTAAAACAACCTATGGGGAAATGGCTCCCTATCAGGAGCACCTGATTGTCAGAATTACCACGGATTCTGGGCTGACTGGGATTGGCGAGGCTTCTCCCTTGCCGTTTTTTACGGGAGAGACGGCGGAGACGATGAAAATTGTCGTTGAGAGGGAGCTGGCTCCGGCAATTCTGGGAAAAAATATCTTTTTCCTGCGCGAGATTCACAGGATCATGAATCGCGTGCTTGGCCAAGCAAGCGGGGCCAAATCCGCCATTGACCTCGCGTTGTGGGATCTGCAGGGGAAAATGTTGGCTTTGCCCGTTTGCCATTTGTTCGGCGGGGAGCCTGGAAAACCGGTTCCCGTCGCCTACGTCCTCGGCGATGATACGCCGGATGCGATGGCGCGGCAAGCGCGGGAAAAAGTTTCCCAGGGTTTCAATACCATCAAGATTAAAATCGGCAGCGATCCCAAAAAGGATATTGAAGCGGTGGCAAAAATCCGAGAAGCGGTTGGACCCGGGGTAAGGCTCAGGGTAGATGCCAACCAGGGCTATACGGTAAAAACGGCGGTTCAGGTCATTCGGGAAATCTCCCGCTATGCCATCGATTACAGGGATTGA